The Solea senegalensis isolate Sse05_10M linkage group LG12, IFAPA_SoseM_1, whole genome shotgun sequence DNA segment ACTCTGGGATTAAAGGAGATTAGCCACAGAACTAAATGTGGACTCATCGGTCTATTTGTCTAAAGGCAGTCTGCATTTCCATGATTAAATGAGCAAAAACCTGATTCATTTAATCAAAAATGAGCCCTGTGTTGGACTGGCGACTTGTCCAGGaagtaccccacctttcacactatatcaactgggattggcacaagGGCCCccctcgaccctcatgtggcggataaagcggtacaagatgaataaatgaatgaaatgtcattaaaatcttaatattGTAAGCCTACTTCTGtctattgtatattatattctttttaatCCTCAACAGGAGCTTCATAATGACAAAAGCGAAGACAATGCGGGAAGAAAACTTttactgtgacacattttcctctCCATCCCTGGTGCAAAAACTCAATCTCTCTTTGCATGAAAAAGTCCCCATCGCTGGTCTCCACAGCTGGAACGGACAAGTTTTTCCCTCCATCCATTCACGATTGCAAAATAGTCTTCCTCAGAGAACTCCTGCAAGGGGCACAGACAGGCAAGAAGAGGTTTTTGTTAAGCTAAGTATAATCTTGTGATGTTGACACAACTCCTCTGTGTCTTCTTGCCAACCTCAGTGAATTCATCCTTGATGGCCTCagctctctgcagctctgtcttTATCACCTGGATGAACTGCTCTGTCCGATCTTCGGCCCGAACATTGCTGAAGCCAGCCTCTTCAATGAACTGcatagggagggagggagggagatagagagagagagggagagagggagagagagagagtctatGTCACACAAGAGCACTCTACACAAGAGGAGACTTTGACTAGGAGTTACACAATCCGATAGTGATAGTTTCTTGACCTTTGGCCATTGCAAAGCAGATATGTCTGTCTGGTGTACATGACACACCAAATACCCAActaataaatgtattcaaataaactacaaaatacagCAGCCACACCATGCATCAGAATAAAATACTTTCCTCCAAGTGGTGAAAGAGCAAGTGGAGGAGTATGGGGTTGTCAATCGccttttgttgctgttgctgttgcagcacacaggagtgaaTGACATTGAGGTACAACACTCTCATGCATGACACACAATTACACCATGTAGTGGCAATAACAGCCCATGGCCCCGTGGAAGGGAACTGGGCTCGTAACTGGatggttgccagttcaaattcCCTCCAAGACAAGGGCTGGGATATCCCTGAGCAAGGTATAACTtctacaataacaacaacaacagcaacagaacaCCTAAAATTAGGGACCAAGCACCATGCAGTCCAACCCGAGAATTTTCcagtatttaaaaaatacaagaaattgaagtattttgatataaaatatgaaggcgtgttggagcaggacaacatctaaaacatgttggatccccaggaccaggattgagaaactcTACTCTTGGTGTATTAAAAGTcagttctttttattttacaccacCTATCTGTAATAGGCAAATATTGGCATCGTGGCTTGGTTGATGTGTTATCACATCATGAAGAAAGGTTTACACTTTGGCTTTGGACGTTGAGAACTAACAGAACACTGCATCAGACACTGACTGTCAGAGGATCAAAGTGCAGtccttccaaaaacaacaacccagttAGTGTGTACAGTATTATCTTTTTACCTTGCCATACTGTGAAGGTGTATACAGGATGTAGCCTCTTTGTTTGATGTACGCCTCGAATGCTGGTGTCCACGGCTTCTCCCCACAACAGTAGTCGCTGATAAGCAACTTGCCACCAGGCTTTAACCATGACTGGAACACGAAGGAGGCAAAACTAGGTTATGTGGCAAAAAGTGGAAGACACAAGGagattgaaattgaaatactCTCTAATATGTGACAAAATGCTCACATGGAAGCGCTTGAAGAGAGCCAGTTTGTCATCTATGTGCAGGATTGTGTCTCTGCTGTAGATCACATCGAAAGAACCCTCTGGGAACATCCTCTTAGTGGCATCAGCCACCTCAAACTGGACCTAATGGAAGAGCACACGTCATTACAGAGAGTTCGTTTTCTGTTGTCAGTTTAAAACAATGTATGATCCGGGAAGATTCAGACGCACCGATGGCAGCTTCTCAGCGATCGCCCTCTGCATGGCGATGCCCACCATGTTTTCTGACAGATCCAGGCCAAGCACTTCCACACCAAAGGTCTGAAACGTGACATTCATCGTCACCATCATTACATTGTTTGCAATCATTCTAATTCACTATTACAGATTCTTCTACCTTTGCGATGTAGAAGTCTCCTCCACCAATGCCACAGCCAACATCCAGAACCTTCTGTCCAGGTTTCAGGTCCAGAAGATCCACAAACTCCTGTCAGCACAGGGTGCAAAATTCACTCAGTTATTTCTACGGCTTTATCATCCAACATGAGGGTGGCTGTgatttttggaccgtgggagaaaacccacgcgcaGAAAGGACCTCGGTCGGACCGAGGCACAAACTTGGGTCTTTGGGCTACGAGGCAACGGTGCTAGCCACTATGTCACATATGGCTGTGTATCTTTGAAAAGCATTAAGTCTTTCCAAGAATGATCTGTCATGACCATGATAATTGAATTACCCAAAAAATTGTAGTAGATATACCTTATAATGTTTGTcccttaaacaaaaaaatacagcttTCAAGCTTCACGTGAAGTGCAACAGCTTAAACCCATTAGCACAACACAAAACCAGGGATCGCTGTGCAATTATCAATGCTTATTTTAGGCTACTATGAAGACTTGTGAATGATATTAGGGAAAATCCTTACAGCgattacatttacagtgttgAACTCTGTGTCGTCTGCCTGATGCTACACGAGAGTCTAGGCTGCCAGTAGAACAGTGCCACTGGgcaaaaacaagtgataatTGGTAGATTTCTTTTCGCTCCAGACTTAATCCCCACCTTGGTGGTGCTGTGCCCCCCTGTACTGACATAGCCAGCCCCGAACATCTTCTCATAGCGCAGGATGCCACGGTTTGTGTACTGTTGGTTGTCCAGGAACTGCTGGAAGGTGCAAAATCCTTTCTGGGAGTTTGCGGAGCGTGGAACCTTCTCTAAGAGCCAGCAGATTTGATTGGGGTTGTTTTTAAGCTGGAAGGAGGAAGATGGGATGGGATTGTTGAGAAGAAGATTAAGGATTGAAATGGCTTGAATGCACAATGTCTCTTGGCAAAAACGTGAATTACTCTACCTGAACATAGGTCTggacttttcttttcaaaacaatGTCAAAACCAAACGTCTGGCCTCTCTCTGGCTCCTCCACTTGTGATGCCGATACCAGGTGACTGTAATATTCCTCAGTGCGGTAAATGGTGGGGTCAAAGTCCCTTTGTTTGTCACCTTGGTCAAAAAGACATGAGTTTAAGCTGCAGCTGCGTCGAAGAGACACGTTGATATCtcaccactttctttcaattagattgtttttgtcttagCAATAAtcaccatacagtataattattttattatcagtgTACTGGaccacatccagaaaatacatgTATGCAGTGTAATAACTACCCTAccctactatttcatgtcaagaAAAAGGTATTTTACACCTGGTTAACTCAACACATGGTTGAGCATTACATCCTCATGCTGTAGAAGTTAAACCTATGAGAATGATCACCgaatttgacagacatgaatagtaataacaataataagagatTCAGTCACTGTTCTTAATTGAATATAGTAAaagaaatgtgcacatttttaatattaactCACACTACCTGACCTGTGGTTACAGGACTCTCTGAAGAAAAGGTAGCCACCAGGCTGCAGCCAGCCCAGCATCTTCTCTACAAAGCTCTTCAGCTCATCATCACTCACGTACATCAGCAGCCAGTTGGAGAAGATGA contains these protein-coding regions:
- the pmt gene encoding phosphoethanolamine methyltransferase isoform X2, whose protein sequence is MAEFWKMHSESASVEEMMLDSRARDLHQQELPEILSMLPGLTGCRVLELGAGIGRYTTHLLTKAAHVTAVDFMETFVEKNRQENGHHNNATFIQADVIKMDFPQNSFDLIFSNWLLMYVSDDELKSFVEKMLGWLQPGGYLFFRESCNHRSGDKQRDFDPTIYRTEEYYSHLVSASQVEEPERGQTFGFDIVLKRKVQTYVQLKNNPNQICWLLEKVPRSANSQKGFCTFQQFLDNQQYTNRGILRYEKMFGAGYVSTGGHSTTKEFVDLLDLKPGQKVLDVGCGIGGGDFYIAKTFGVEVLGLDLSENMVGIAMQRAIAEKLPSVQFEVADATKRMFPEGSFDVIYSRDTILHIDDKLALFKRFHSWLKPGGKLLISDYCCGEKPWTPAFEAYIKQRGYILYTPSQYGKFIEEAGFSNVRAEDRTEQFIQVIKTELQRAEAIKDEFTEEFSEEDYFAIVNGWREKLVRSSCGDQRWGLFHAKRD
- the pmt gene encoding phosphoethanolamine methyltransferase isoform X1, yielding MESIARSNGHLITMDTVRDDMAEFWKMHSESASVEEMMLDSRARDLHQQELPEILSMLPGLTGCRVLELGAGIGRYTTHLLTKAAHVTAVDFMETFVEKNRQENGHHNNATFIQADVIKMDFPQNSFDLIFSNWLLMYVSDDELKSFVEKMLGWLQPGGYLFFRESCNHRSGDKQRDFDPTIYRTEEYYSHLVSASQVEEPERGQTFGFDIVLKRKVQTYVQLKNNPNQICWLLEKVPRSANSQKGFCTFQQFLDNQQYTNRGILRYEKMFGAGYVSTGGHSTTKEFVDLLDLKPGQKVLDVGCGIGGGDFYIAKTFGVEVLGLDLSENMVGIAMQRAIAEKLPSVQFEVADATKRMFPEGSFDVIYSRDTILHIDDKLALFKRFHSWLKPGGKLLISDYCCGEKPWTPAFEAYIKQRGYILYTPSQYGKFIEEAGFSNVRAEDRTEQFIQVIKTELQRAEAIKDEFTEEFSEEDYFAIVNGWREKLVRSSCGDQRWGLFHAKRD